From Mercenaria mercenaria strain notata chromosome 17, MADL_Memer_1, whole genome shotgun sequence, the proteins below share one genomic window:
- the LOC123535679 gene encoding LOW QUALITY PROTEIN: protein AATF-like (The sequence of the model RefSeq protein was modified relative to this genomic sequence to represent the inferred CDS: deleted 2 bases in 1 codon), producing the protein MANLRDEILKLTNPAPVFIDPEDNSDDETSAKVVDQGIDEYEEITQPSKLRQKTAIILADSDRRYAGKKTSRKNLSSDVTDDSGEESGNSDDDDDEVGSDGSDKNSLDDDDSDDIDEEDDENVMDVGGVDEEFNKKFSKFGTKEFEFKDDGDYAKYADDVDEDSGDDSDDQQNDDDDISEDEDSGKGDEGLSDDDDDGDDDMGDEEIDSEDEGIQKFSSAATDEVAKGQAAKQQLGLWDTLLEGRIKLQKAVSIVNQLPQKEAWRDFSETSETFEEEAGKAQQALGHLLGSLVHLQDILLHQNAETRNILEGKQANTKKHTVPEDDDDEEIPSDTDEEMDKQDDKPMSTTTVRKRKLKFDEYPDVLKKRHCSFQEYRNATIQKWYDKTRLAAGKVKGKSFSAFDQSAVVQINQILADKERLIKRTQLKRTVYRVLGTKPTPDQPRYCLHCREKSVCQTETIADNDVEIFDDDDFYHQLLRELIEKKTSDVSDPVALSRQWLEIQKLRSKNKKKVDNRASKGRKVRYDVHKKLVNFMAPVDNCKWSHEARDDLFKSLFGKRFSTNQV; encoded by the exons ATGGCGAACTTGCGCGACGAAATATTGAAATTAACAAACCCAGCGCCAGTATTTATAGATCCCGAAGACAATTCAGACGATG AGACAAGTGCCAAGGTTGTTGACCAAGGTATAGACGAGTACGAGGAAATAACTCAGCCCAGTAAACTGCGACAGAAAACTGCAATAATATTGGCTGATTCAGATAGGAGGTATGCGGGGAAAAAGACATCAAGGAAGAACTTGAGTTCGGATGTCACTGAtg ACAGTGGAGAAGAATCTGGAaacagtgatgatgatgatgatgaagttgGTTCTGATGGAAGTGACAAGAACTCACTtgatgatgatgacagtgatGATATTGATGAGGAAGATGATGAAAATGTGATGGATGTAGGAGGTGTGGATGAAGAGTTCAACAAAAAGTTCAGCAAATTTGGAACAAAAGAGTTTGA GTTCAAAGATGATGGCGATTATGCAAAGTATGCAGATGATGTTGATGAAGATAGTGGTGATGACAGTGATGATCAgcaaaatgatgatgatgatatcagTGAAGATGAAGACAGTGGGAAAGGTGATGAAGGTttaagtgatgatgatgatgatggtgatgatgatatGGGAGATGAGGAAATTGATAGCGAAG aCGAGGGAATACAGAAGTTCTCGTCAGCAGCAACAGATGAAGTAGCCAAGGGTCAAGCTGCCAAACAACAGCTTG GTCTGTGGGATACATTACTAGAAGGAAGGATTAAGCTGCAGAAAGCGGTTTCCATAGTGAACCAGCTACCACAGAAAGAAGCCTGGAGAGATTTCAGTGAGACATCAGAAACATTTGAAGAGGAGGCTGGAAAAG CTCAACAAGCTTTGGGGCACTTGCTAGGTAGCCTTGTACATTTACAGGACATCTTGCTGCATCAGAACGCAGAAACTAGAAATATTCTTGAGGGAAAACAGGCAAACACGAAAAa GCACACAGTGCCAGAAGACGATGATGACGAAGAGATTCCAAGTGACACAGATGAAGAGATGGACAAACAAGATGATAAACCTATGTCTACAACAACGGTTAGAAAACGGAAACTCAAGTTTGACGAATACCCTGACGTCTTGAAGAAAAGACACTGCAGTTTTCAGGAGTACAG AAATGCTACCATACAGAAATGGTATGACAAGACGAGGTTAGCAGCTGGGAAAGTGAAAGGAAAATCTTTCAGTGCATTTGATCAGTCTGCTGTTGTCCAAATCAACCAG ATTTTGGCTGATAAAGAAAGACTTATAAAGAGAACTCAGCTAAAGAGAACAGTGTACAGAGTTCTAGGTACAAAACCAACACCTGACCAGCCGAGATACTGCCTTCACTGCAG GGAGAAGAGCGTGTGTCAGACAGAGACAATAGCA GACAATGATGTGGAGATATTTGACGACGATGATTTCTACCATCAGTTGTTACGTGAGCTTATAGAGAAAAAAACTTCTGATGTCAGTGATCCTGTAGCTCTCAGCAG GCAGTGGTTAGAGATACAAAAGCTAAGGTCAAAGAATAAGAAGAAGGTAGACAACCGAGCCAGTAAAGGAAGAAAAGTCAG GTATGATGTACACAAGAAGCTGGTTAATTTTATGGCTCCAGTGGATAACTGTAAATGGTCTCATGAAGCCAG gGATGACCTGTTCAAATCGTTGTTTGGGAAGAGATTTTCAACAAACCAAGTCTAA